The following are encoded in a window of Flavobacterium sp. WC2421 genomic DNA:
- the lpxD gene encoding UDP-3-O-(3-hydroxymyristoyl)glucosamine N-acyltransferase, with translation MKSYSLEEINEILNGCIIGSVLQKITAPEQLEVANESEISFIGNKKYEKFWANSKAGVAVVNEDISIEPGENRAFIKVKNADLAMSQILALFAPPTPVFQLDIHPTAVVDQTAIICNGVRIGAGCYIGPKVVLGDNTTIYPNVTILDESSIGKNTVIWSGTVIRERCHVGNDCIIHPNATIGADGFGFRPDPERGLVKIPQIGNVIIGNSVEIGANSCVDRGKFSSTVLGDGCKIDNLVQIGHNSKLGRFCIMAGNSGLAGSVTLGNGVIIGGSASIKDHTTIGDGAIVGAGSGVTGDIPAGKTMLGYPAVEARDALKQWAILKRLVNDSKK, from the coding sequence ATGAAATCCTATTCACTCGAAGAAATTAATGAAATTTTAAATGGCTGTATCATTGGTAGTGTACTACAAAAAATTACAGCTCCTGAACAACTTGAAGTAGCAAATGAATCAGAAATTTCATTTATTGGAAACAAGAAATATGAGAAATTTTGGGCAAATTCCAAAGCTGGAGTTGCTGTTGTTAACGAGGATATTTCAATAGAACCTGGAGAAAATAGAGCTTTTATTAAAGTAAAAAATGCTGATTTGGCCATGTCCCAAATATTAGCTCTTTTTGCTCCTCCAACTCCAGTATTTCAATTAGACATTCACCCTACAGCTGTAGTGGATCAAACTGCAATTATATGTAATGGGGTAAGAATTGGTGCAGGCTGTTATATAGGTCCTAAAGTAGTTCTTGGAGATAATACTACTATATATCCTAACGTGACTATTCTAGATGAAAGTTCAATCGGAAAAAATACCGTAATCTGGTCTGGAACAGTGATTAGAGAACGTTGCCACGTAGGTAATGATTGTATAATACATCCAAATGCTACAATTGGTGCAGATGGATTTGGTTTTCGCCCAGATCCAGAAAGAGGTTTAGTTAAAATTCCACAAATAGGAAATGTAATTATAGGAAATAGTGTTGAAATTGGTGCAAATTCTTGCGTGGACAGAGGGAAATTTAGTTCTACAGTACTTGGTGATGGTTGTAAAATTGACAACCTAGTACAAATAGGTCATAACAGTAAGTTAGGACGTTTTTGTATTATGGCTGGTAACAGTGGATTAGCAGGTTCCGTAACCTTAGGAAATGGAGTCATTATTGGTGGAAGCGCATCAATAAAAGACCATACAACCATAGGTGATGGCGCAATTGTAGGTGCTGGATCTGGTGTTACTGGAGATATTCCTGCTGGAAAAACCATGTTAGGGTATCCCGCTGTTGAAGCACGTGACGCATTAAAACAATGGGCAATATTGAAACGATTAGTAAATGATTCAAAAAAATAA
- a CDS encoding acyl-CoA carboxylase subunit beta has translation MDLNFNKNEDHNKLLLSQLKQNFSKVKLGGGEKRIQKLHAEGKMTARERIDYLLDPKAKCIEIGAFVGEGMYAAYGGCPSGGVVVKIGYIKGKQCIVVANDATVKAGAWFPITAKKNLRAQEIAMENRLPIIYLVDSAGVFLPLQDEIFPDKEHFGRIFRNNAQMSSMGITQISAIMGSCVAGGAYLPIMSDEAIIVDKTGSIFLAGSYLVKAAIGESIDNETLGGATTHCEISGVTDYKAKDDKDALDKIKNIVDKIGDFDKAGYSRIKAVKPALDEKEIYGILPKARNEQYDMMEIINRLVDNSEFEPYKDGYGQTIITGYARIDGWAVGIVANQRKVVKTKKGEMQFGGVIYSDSADKATRFIANCNQKKIPLVFVQDVTGFMVGSKSEQGGIIKDGAKMVNAVSNSVVPKFTVIVGNSYGAGNYAMCGKAYDPRLIFAWPSAELAVMGGIQAAKVLAQIEASSLKAKGETVDEEKEAELFNKIKARYDEQTSPYYAASRLWTDAIIDPLDTRTWISMGIEAANHSPIEKQFNLGVIQV, from the coding sequence ATGGATTTGAACTTCAACAAAAACGAAGACCACAATAAACTTTTATTAAGTCAATTAAAACAAAATTTCTCTAAAGTAAAATTAGGTGGTGGTGAAAAACGAATTCAGAAGTTACATGCCGAAGGTAAAATGACCGCTAGAGAGCGTATCGATTATTTACTTGATCCTAAAGCAAAATGTATCGAAATTGGTGCCTTTGTAGGTGAAGGAATGTATGCTGCTTATGGTGGATGCCCTTCTGGTGGTGTAGTCGTTAAGATTGGATACATCAAAGGAAAACAATGTATTGTAGTGGCTAATGATGCAACAGTAAAAGCCGGAGCATGGTTTCCTATTACTGCTAAGAAAAATCTACGTGCACAAGAAATAGCCATGGAAAACAGACTGCCAATTATTTATTTAGTAGATAGTGCAGGTGTATTTCTACCATTACAAGATGAAATTTTCCCTGATAAAGAACATTTTGGTCGCATATTTAGAAATAATGCCCAAATGAGTAGCATGGGAATTACCCAAATTTCAGCTATAATGGGAAGTTGTGTTGCGGGTGGCGCGTATCTCCCTATAATGAGTGATGAAGCTATAATAGTAGATAAAACTGGAAGTATATTTCTTGCAGGAAGTTATTTAGTAAAAGCAGCTATCGGTGAAAGCATCGATAATGAAACGCTGGGCGGAGCAACAACACATTGCGAAATCTCAGGTGTTACCGATTATAAAGCCAAAGACGACAAAGACGCCTTAGACAAAATAAAAAATATAGTTGACAAAATAGGTGATTTTGACAAAGCGGGATACAGTCGTATTAAAGCTGTAAAACCGGCATTAGATGAAAAAGAAATCTATGGTATTCTACCAAAAGCGCGAAATGAACAATATGATATGATGGAAATCATCAATCGTTTGGTTGACAATTCTGAATTCGAACCATACAAAGATGGTTATGGTCAAACCATTATTACTGGATATGCACGAATTGATGGCTGGGCAGTTGGAATAGTTGCTAATCAACGAAAAGTAGTAAAAACTAAAAAAGGAGAAATGCAATTTGGCGGTGTCATCTATTCTGATAGTGCTGACAAAGCCACTCGTTTTATAGCCAACTGCAATCAGAAAAAAATACCCTTAGTTTTTGTACAAGATGTTACCGGTTTTATGGTAGGGTCCAAATCAGAGCAAGGCGGTATTATTAAAGATGGTGCAAAAATGGTTAATGCCGTTAGTAACTCTGTTGTTCCTAAATTTACTGTAATCGTTGGAAACTCTTACGGTGCAGGAAATTATGCTATGTGTGGAAAAGCATACGATCCAAGACTGATTTTTGCATGGCCAAGCGCTGAATTAGCAGTTATGGGCGGAATTCAAGCTGCAAAAGTATTGGCACAAATAGAAGCTTCTTCGCTTAAAGCAAAAGGAGAAACCGTAGATGAAGAAAAGGAAGCCGAATTGTTCAATAAAATCAAAGCGCGCTATGACGAGCAAACTTCCCCTTATTATGCTGCCTCTAGACTATGGACTGACGCTATTATTGATCCACTAGACACTAGAACTTGGATTTCTATGGGTATAGAAGCGGCAAACCACTCTCCTATTGAAAAACAATTTAATCTAGGTGTCATTCAAGTATAA
- a CDS encoding S41 family peptidase: MKKLFTLVFVSILFIQCASIKKHNSHLNDLISAKDLKSDVDFTYKKLQQLHPDLYEYITKKELDSKFDSLKTTIRKPMTSLAFYKKLSPVVAAIRQGHTFVYAPTKLMSKKVTKAITKKGTGPFSQFNFDFINDKLYVVKNKSDNKTIKPGTEVVSVNEVKPINLIEEYNTFYSSDGYNTTLKKRYSGKRFSSYFTIENGLKDSLNYVFKINDSLKKITILRHQEDTTSNSLKKNKLKKTAFNHAKRKVIRKKKRVNGYNKTENIFNRNLRFIEKDSSIAILKINSFKLGDFRTFYKESFNKIDRYKSKTLILDLRDNGGGRLNEIVNLYTYLADSSFVFIDESEVVSKSSLLKGAYFSEGTFVEKIIKTIYSPLLYGYLFLTVHKGQNGKNYYATQTRLHKINKAAFKGKIYVLINGGSFSASSIISSNLKGSKRATFVGQETGGGYNGTVAGFMPKIKLPKSDIKIRIGLMLFAPHYKTDQHGHGIFPDQEIIPTLQNKIEEIDVELNWVLEDIKKQKTKHN; the protein is encoded by the coding sequence ATGAAAAAATTATTTACTTTAGTCTTTGTCTCCATATTGTTTATTCAATGTGCTTCTATCAAAAAGCACAATAGTCATTTGAATGATTTAATCTCGGCAAAAGATTTAAAATCAGATGTAGATTTTACATATAAAAAACTGCAGCAACTACATCCTGATTTATATGAGTACATCACTAAAAAAGAATTGGACTCGAAATTCGACAGTCTTAAAACAACGATTCGAAAACCCATGACAAGTTTAGCATTCTACAAAAAATTAAGTCCTGTAGTTGCTGCTATTAGACAAGGTCATACTTTTGTTTATGCTCCAACAAAACTAATGAGCAAAAAAGTGACTAAGGCTATTACAAAAAAAGGAACTGGACCGTTTTCACAATTTAATTTTGATTTTATAAATGATAAATTATATGTCGTTAAAAATAAATCAGACAATAAAACCATAAAGCCTGGGACTGAGGTTGTGTCGGTAAATGAAGTAAAACCCATAAATTTAATTGAGGAGTATAACACTTTTTATAGCTCGGATGGTTATAATACCACATTAAAAAAACGCTATTCAGGCAAACGTTTTTCTTCTTATTTTACTATAGAAAATGGATTAAAAGATAGTTTAAATTATGTTTTCAAAATTAATGATAGCCTAAAAAAAATAACCATACTAAGACACCAAGAAGATACAACTAGTAATTCCCTAAAAAAAAATAAACTAAAAAAAACAGCATTTAATCATGCTAAAAGAAAAGTCATCCGAAAGAAAAAAAGAGTTAATGGCTACAACAAAACCGAAAATATATTTAATAGAAATTTACGTTTTATTGAAAAAGACAGCAGTATTGCCATACTGAAAATAAATAGTTTTAAACTGGGGGATTTTAGAACTTTTTACAAAGAAAGCTTCAATAAAATAGACCGGTATAAATCAAAAACATTGATTCTTGATCTAAGAGATAATGGCGGAGGGAGATTAAACGAAATAGTTAATTTATATACCTATTTAGCCGATTCCTCATTTGTATTTATAGATGAATCAGAAGTAGTTTCAAAATCGAGCTTATTAAAAGGTGCTTATTTCAGCGAAGGTACATTTGTTGAAAAAATTATCAAAACCATTTATTCACCTCTACTTTATGGCTATTTATTTCTTACGGTGCACAAAGGACAAAACGGAAAAAATTATTATGCAACGCAAACAAGGCTTCATAAAATCAATAAAGCTGCATTTAAAGGAAAAATATATGTACTGATTAACGGAGGTAGTTTTTCGGCCTCCAGCATTATTTCATCCAATTTAAAGGGATCAAAAAGAGCCACTTTTGTAGGACAAGAAACGGGTGGTGGATATAACGGAACTGTAGCTGGATTTATGCCTAAAATAAAACTCCCTAAATCCGATATAAAAATCCGAATTGGTTTAATGTTGTTTGCGCCCCATTATAAAACAGATCAACACGGGCACGGTATTTTTCCCGATCAAGAAATAATACCAACCCTGCAAAACAAAATAGAGGAAATTGATGTTGAACTCAACTGGGTTTTAGAGGATATTAAAAAACAGAAAACAAAACATAATTAA
- a CDS encoding DoxX family protein, producing MNNVKQLNKWANAHTYLTLDLVRIALGVFLFTKGISFITNIQYLVDLISPIDRIGGGMFLIHYIAPAHMIGGIMIVFGLLTRWAIIAQLPILIGAIVVNFMGEMHSQNLLLALLILVVCLFFLFYGSGKHSADYYFKMQK from the coding sequence ATGAATAATGTAAAACAACTAAATAAATGGGCCAATGCGCACACTTATTTAACTTTAGATTTAGTACGAATTGCACTTGGAGTATTTTTGTTTACAAAAGGTATTTCCTTTATTACAAATATCCAGTATCTAGTAGATTTAATTTCTCCAATTGATCGAATTGGTGGTGGAATGTTTCTAATTCATTATATTGCTCCTGCCCATATGATAGGAGGTATTATGATTGTATTTGGTTTGTTAACGAGGTGGGCTATAATTGCACAATTACCTATCCTGATAGGTGCCATTGTTGTCAATTTTATGGGAGAAATGCATTCTCAAAATTTATTATTGGCGCTACTTATATTAGTAGTATGCTTATTTTTCTTGTTTTATGGAAGTGGCAAGCACTCCGCTGACTATTATTTTAAAATGCAAAAGTGA
- a CDS encoding AMP-binding protein, with product MKKITYKNVHNQFKLNGYHLNKEDLCRVSYCLIKEGDEFEKSIGDFLLDWFDEKSYIDLQTSGTTGAPKIIRTNKQTMVNSALATGDFFELSPGDKALYCLPTKYIAGKMMLVRSFILGLDIDFVEPNSHPLTKNETKYDFVAMVPLQAQNSLAGLKNVKKMIVGGAKMSKSLEKSLLKGKTQVYETYGMTETITHIAAKKVGENAFSILPNISISQNEKNCLVIDAPKISEELIVTNDLVEILNEKQFVFLGRIDNVVNSGGIKLIPEQIEEKLANEIHSRFFLGGIPDTILGEKLVLVIEGEKDGAVELSFDGLDKYEKPKNVFYVSKFMETENGKIKRKEMLESI from the coding sequence ATGAAAAAAATAACTTATAAAAACGTGCATAATCAGTTCAAATTGAATGGTTATCATTTGAATAAAGAAGATTTATGCCGTGTATCTTACTGTTTGATAAAAGAAGGAGATGAATTTGAAAAATCGATTGGAGACTTTTTGCTCGATTGGTTTGATGAGAAATCGTACATTGATTTACAAACTTCGGGAACTACAGGTGCACCTAAGATTATTAGAACAAATAAGCAAACAATGGTTAATTCGGCTTTAGCAACAGGTGATTTCTTTGAATTAAGTCCTGGTGATAAAGCATTATACTGTTTGCCAACTAAGTATATTGCGGGTAAAATGATGCTAGTTCGAAGTTTTATTTTAGGACTTGATATTGATTTTGTGGAACCAAACTCACATCCGTTGACTAAGAATGAAACCAAATATGATTTTGTGGCAATGGTACCTTTACAAGCTCAAAATTCTTTGGCTGGCTTAAAAAATGTGAAGAAAATGATAGTGGGTGGCGCTAAAATGAGCAAGTCTCTTGAAAAAAGTCTATTAAAAGGGAAGACTCAAGTTTATGAAACCTACGGAATGACTGAAACTATTACTCATATTGCTGCCAAAAAAGTGGGGGAGAACGCTTTTTCTATTTTGCCGAATATTTCAATTTCTCAAAACGAGAAAAATTGTTTAGTAATTGATGCACCAAAAATATCGGAAGAACTTATTGTTACCAATGACTTAGTCGAGATTTTAAATGAAAAGCAATTTGTGTTTTTAGGACGTATTGATAATGTAGTCAATAGTGGAGGAATAAAATTAATTCCAGAACAAATTGAGGAAAAATTAGCTAACGAAATTCATTCTCGCTTTTTTTTAGGTGGAATTCCTGACACCATTCTAGGTGAAAAATTAGTTTTGGTCATAGAAGGAGAAAAAGACGGTGCAGTCGAATTGAGTTTTGACGGATTGGATAAATATGAAAAACCCAAAAATGTTTTTTATGTTTCTAAATTTATGGAAACCGAAAACGGAAAAATAAAAAGGAAAGAAATGTTAGAAAGTATTTAG
- a CDS encoding lysostaphin resistance A-like protein: MFIEQGVNSENNFWKYLVGSTLIIVTSFVGQIPLLVGLLYEVMINGKAYPSNNEDIMRFFEPNLTLFLILISFVFTLIGIYFVVRHLHNQTMLSITTSRKKMDWNRFFYSFSIWSIFTIASTLIFYYASPENFVFNFKPIPFAILVVIGTLLIPIQTSTEEYVFRGYLMQGFANLSKNKWFPLVMTSVIFGAMHLSNPEVSKMGNIIFIYYIGTGLFLGILTLMDEGMELALGFHAANNLISALLVTSDWSAFQTNSIFKDISEPKAGIDVILPVIVIYPLLLYIFSRKYNWSDWKEKLTGKIELNKETNIL; the protein is encoded by the coding sequence CAGAAAATAACTTTTGGAAATATTTAGTAGGTTCTACTTTAATTATAGTGACCTCTTTTGTGGGGCAAATTCCATTATTAGTTGGACTTTTATATGAAGTAATGATAAATGGTAAGGCTTATCCGTCAAATAACGAAGATATAATGCGTTTTTTTGAGCCTAATCTCACTTTGTTTTTAATCCTAATTTCGTTTGTTTTTACTTTAATTGGGATTTATTTTGTGGTGCGACATCTTCACAATCAAACCATGCTTTCCATAACTACCTCAAGAAAAAAAATGGATTGGAATCGATTTTTTTATTCTTTTTCAATCTGGTCTATTTTTACAATTGCTTCTACTTTAATTTTTTATTATGCCAGTCCTGAGAATTTTGTTTTCAATTTTAAACCTATTCCTTTTGCGATTTTAGTAGTTATAGGAACGCTTTTGATTCCTATTCAAACTAGTACAGAGGAATATGTTTTTAGAGGATATTTAATGCAAGGATTTGCTAATTTATCCAAGAATAAATGGTTCCCATTAGTGATGACTTCTGTTATTTTTGGAGCAATGCATCTATCGAATCCGGAAGTCTCTAAAATGGGAAATATCATCTTTATTTATTACATAGGTACCGGTTTATTTTTGGGAATACTCACTTTGATGGATGAAGGAATGGAATTGGCATTGGGTTTCCATGCAGCAAATAATTTAATTAGTGCATTATTAGTTACCTCAGATTGGTCTGCTTTTCAAACGAATTCTATTTTTAAAGATATTTCGGAACCAAAAGCGGGAATCGATGTTATCTTACCGGTAATAGTTATTTACCCATTACTTTTATATATCTTTAGTAGAAAATACAATTGGTCTGACTGGAAAGAAAAATTAACTGGAAAGATTGAATTAAATAAGGAAACAAACATCTTATAA